The genomic region AAGCTGAAAATTATGGGGGATCAAGAACGGATTTTCAGTATACTGACAGATCTCTATATCTTATCCGAAGTGAAGTTAACTTTTGGCACGAAGGGTTTGTTTTCTTGCTTGTACGAACATGGAGTAGAAGACACATGGAGAGCATTTGTTGAGACTATGAAAGGGAGAGCGACTTCTTCCTCCGATGCTTACTTGAAAGAGGAACTCAAGAGAATGGAGAAATGGCTAGACGATGTGGAGCCTTTGGCAAAAGAAATATATCAGGTGCTGATTGTTTGCCACAGACAGAAAGTGTCTAAGCCTCAAGGAGAATTTCATTTTGAAATTCTTCCCGACCGTTTTGGTTCGATTCTGATTAAGCTATCAAAGCTTCGGTCGAAATGGAAAGCTATTGCATCCTTGGAGCATGGAAATTTGTTAGATGAATTAGAAAAGCCAGAACTTGATTATGTAGAGATTTTGATTGAGGTACACAACTTTGTGGTCGTTCAGCAAGTATTGCAAGAATAACTTTGGACACCAGATAATGACATGATGTTAAAGACTTCAGTTGACAATAGTAACGTTTTTACAAATGAATAGAGCATGGTTGGGGTTGTTTCTGTTTCTTTTCCCAGTGCTGCGTTGTTGTATCAGACTCCTTCATTAAGTGAGTTATCAATGCTTGCTTTCTTGGAGAGTTGGAGTGAATGTAGATCCATCATTCCATCTAGTCCAAGCACTTGGAAGTACGATATTCTCTAATGCCCAGAAAGTATCTTCCAACTCCTATTTTCTTTTAGCAAAATCTGATGCTGCTCTGCCTTCACAATGCCTTGGGACAGAAAACATCGATTGCTCTGTTTGTCTCTGAAGAAATATACTGATCTTACGTCTGTTATAATATGATCTAGTGTCTTAAAATTCCTCATGTTCACACTTTGAATTGGAGTTTGGAACCATTGCTATGTCATATAGTAAAAGCCTCCCTATTCTTAGGTTTAGTCTGCAATTCACTTAGCAATGAGCTAAAGTTGGCAATCTTGTGCAAGAAGACTACAAAGCTGATGCACTTATTTGAAGCAAAATCAGTTAAAATCCAGTATTTAGTCTCTGATGGCGACAAGGAATCTGAGGCATATTGGAGAACTGAGAAGAGTAAATGCCTACATGGCTGTATTTTCAGTTTCACCAACTACATCCTCAGACTAGGATGCAGAGACAATAGATAGATGAATGGTTGGAATGTTTGATACATTAGATTTGTTGCTGAACAAAATTTCATGCATTTCGTTCCTATTTCTTTTGAATGTAATGTTCCATTTTTCTGTTGTTATGTTGGTCTAGTATTACGCGTTCTTCCCTTTAGAGCTATTAAAGCCTTTGTTGTTTCGGTCTGGTACTGAGGTCGTGTATTTAATACATTTATTCATAAGTTCATATATATGATGAATCAAATGAAGAAAACAAAGAGAAAAATGGGGTTGGCACTTGTACAGAATAAATTGAAGCAGAACATTCTCTTGTTTTATTTCTTTGCGCTGTGTATAGAATCAAACACTGAACTATGATCCTCCTTTCATAATTCCTCCTTTCATAATACTTTGGGCGCAAGAGTTGGAATGCTCTGTTCATTTCTGAAGAAATTATCAGGATCTACCTTTGTTTTAGTCTGCACTAACCTTTCAAAATTATGCTTGAAGTACTTAACCCCATAAACTTCTGCTTCCTTGTAGTCACCCTTTGTATTGGTTCCTATGTCGATATCCCGATAGTTCAGAAAAGCCTCCCTTGGATTCTTGGAAACATGAGGAGTCATTGCTTCATGGAGTTTTGTAGTCAAATTTAAGTACCTGTTGGTGGTCTCTAGCCTTCCATCTATCCAGTTAAATGAATATTGGATCTTGAATATGTTGCCTGCTCTATGTGGAAATGGAGTTTCAGTGTCTGGAATCTCACTCATTTTTCCTCCATAAGGATTCCACAGCATTCCACCATCCCCAATTTCTATCATCACTTTCCACAAAGCCTCCATATCTGTCTTTGAAATCGGTTCCTGCACATAGTCTGATTTCCGCTTCAGGTATATCATTCCCATTGGAACCCTACTGAGCAAAACATCAAGGGAAGTCCCATTAGGGTAACCAGCCCAAAACAGAATTGATTCTATCCAGCTCATTTCGATGCAATCCTTCTGCTGCAAACCCAATTGAGGCAGGCTTTGGTTCAGCAGCCTCAGAAGCCTTGCAGAATCCCCCAGGAACAAGGAAACAAAAGTTACCTTGATTGTCTTTTCACCTTCTCTGCTTCCATTCCCTGGTGCTAGCATCACTCTAATGAACAGATCATTGTCTATATTATCAGCAACTTTCTGCCACTGCACAACAATGTCTGTGGCACCTTGTTCTAATGTCCTGTCGACCTGGAACACCGTCACCTTCTCAGGAACCTTAACCAACTTGATCTTCCAAGCAAGAATGACTCCAAAACTTGCTGCACCACCCCCTCTTATGGCCCAAAAGAGGTCTTCTCCCATTGATTTCCTATCGAGGATCTCACCGTTCACATTGACAATTTGTACATCGACGATGTTGTCGACAGAGAGTCCATATTTTCTCATCATGTTACCATACCCACCTCCTGTGAAGTGTCCACCAGCACCAAGCGTAAGACAAACACCTGCAGGAAATCCATGGACTTTGCTCTTTGTAGAAATCGCATAGTAAATTTCTCCAAGAGTTGCCCCAGATTGTACCCAAGCACTCTCATCAGCCAGATCAATATTGATGGACCGGAGATTAAACATGTCAAGAACAATAAAGGGCTTGCTGGAGACATATGACAGGCCCTCATAATCATGACCACCACTTCTTATTCTGATTTCTAAGCCTACACGTTTGGCACATACAACAGTGGCTTGAACATGGGAATAGTTCTTGGCCGCCACGATTAGCAGCGGTTTCGGGGTTGTGGGAGTGGAAAATCTGAGGTTTCTCACATAAGATTGCAGGACGGATGAGAAATTGGCATTTTTGGAGGTGTAAACGACTTCGGAGATTGGACTAGAGGACTGAGAATGGTTTGAAAGGCATTGGAGAAAAGTGGTTTCAACTGAGGATGAATTTGTAGCGTATGAAACTGGTGATATCACTCCAAGGATTGAAAAAACGGAGATCATTGCTAATACTAAAGGCTTCATTTTTGCTGGAAATGCTTCTCTTCTCTCTCGAGCAACTGCTATATATTGAGGTGGGATCTTAGCCAATTTGGATATATTTCCATGTAAATAATTCGATGAATTAATCTTAGCTCTTGATGATTGTACATGCACCGGACTATGAATAAGAAAGAAATCTTTTCCAATAATTATTGTCACATTATTGAAAATTAACTAGATTTCTAATTTTATCCCCAAGTTTTTTCCGTTAGGTTACACAATTTTGAATTGTCCGAGTTTGTTCCATGTGTACCGCAGGAGAATCATGTAAATACCTACAAACAATATTTGCATGATTCTCCTAATGTATGTACGTATACATAAGGAACATGCATGTAACACAAATGACAAATCTAATTATTTGGTGCCAATTAATTATCATCCAGTAAAATGCATGTAACAGAAATGAATTTCAGGGGATACGTTTTCATGAGTTTTTGAGTGCCATGAATATTGAAATTAATCCCAGATGAACTGATCGATGACTGTTAATGAGTATTAATAAATAATTGATGTTATATAGTT from Fragaria vesca subsp. vesca linkage group LG3, FraVesHawaii_1.0, whole genome shotgun sequence harbors:
- the LOC101308163 gene encoding uncharacterized protein LOC101308163 is translated as MQRGKTASIKEQIENLKVRGFCVETRKDNNRPRGHCSIVMDPPFYKKLKIMGDQERIFSILTDLYILSEVKLTFGTKGLFSCLYEHGVEDTWRAFVETMKGRATSSSDAYLKEELKRMEKWLDDVEPLAKEIYQVLIVCHRQKVSKPQGEFHFEILPDRFGSILIKLSKLRSKWKAIASLEHGNLLDELEKPELDYVEILIEVHNFVVVQQVLQE
- the LOC101308451 gene encoding reticuline oxidase-like protein-like, with translation MKPLVLAMISVFSILGVISPVSYATNSSSVETTFLQCLSNHSQSSSPISEVVYTSKNANFSSVLQSYVRNLRFSTPTTPKPLLIVAAKNYSHVQATVVCAKRVGLEIRIRSGGHDYEGLSYVSSKPFIVLDMFNLRSINIDLADESAWVQSGATLGEIYYAISTKSKVHGFPAGVCLTLGAGGHFTGGGYGNMMRKYGLSVDNIVDVQIVNVNGEILDRKSMGEDLFWAIRGGGAASFGVILAWKIKLVKVPEKVTVFQVDRTLEQGATDIVVQWQKVADNIDNDLFIRVMLAPGNGSREGEKTIKVTFVSLFLGDSARLLRLLNQSLPQLGLQQKDCIEMSWIESILFWAGYPNGTSLDVLLSRVPMGMIYLKRKSDYVQEPISKTDMEALWKVMIEIGDGGMLWNPYGGKMSEIPDTETPFPHRAGNIFKIQYSFNWIDGRLETTNRYLNLTTKLHEAMTPHVSKNPREAFLNYRDIDIGTNTKGDYKEAEVYGVKYFKHNFERLVQTKTKVDPDNFFRNEQSIPTLAPKVL